The Pirellulales bacterium genome includes the window CCGTCGAGGCCGACGGAGAGAGCGTATCACTTGATGGAAAGAGCGTCGGCGACGCGGCCAGCCTTATTCGTGGTCCGGTCGGCACAAAGGTCATCCTGACGTTGATGCCCCCCAATGACGATAAGGCCATCAAAGTTACGGTCGAGCGCAAGGCGTTGGAGATTACCGGCGCTTTCGAGGCGACGTACAAGGCCTTCATCGGCAAGCCGATTCCGGACTTGCCACTATCGTTGTTAGACGGTTCGGCGAAGAAGCGCCCTGCCGACTATCGCGGCAAGGTCATCGTGCTCGATTTTTGGGCCTCTTGGTGTCCGACGTGCTATGCACCGGTGACGAAGCTGCAGAAAATATCGGCCGACCATCCTCAATGGGCCGGCAAGGTGGAACTGATAACCGTAACGGTCGATTCCGAACTCTCCAAAGCGGCCGACGTGGTCAAGCAGCAGAAATGGCACCGTACAGAGAACCTGGCAGTTGATGTCGACGAGCTGAAGGCCATCGGCGTTACCGTCGTTCCGGTGATCATCATCGTGGCGCCCGACGGCACGATTGCAACCATGGCCGGCGCTCACGCCCTGGATGTCGAGAAAGAAGTCGCCGAGCTTTTGGCAAAGTAGATGCCAAGGGCTTGAAGG containing:
- a CDS encoding thioredoxin-like domain-containing protein, whose product is MLNQLFVAGTTAILAVSSLLNAACAQEVEAKSYPVLSGVGIALMAEEGQLFVGKIIAKSSAEESGLIKEGSRLVAVEADGESVSLDGKSVGDAASLIRGPVGTKVILTLMPPNDDKAIKVTVERKALEITGAFEATYKAFIGKPIPDLPLSLLDGSAKKRPADYRGKVIVLDFWASWCPTCYAPVTKLQKISADHPQWAGKVELITVTVDSELSKAADVVKQQKWHRTENLAVDVDELKAIGVTVVPVIIIVAPDGTIATMAGAHALDVEKEVAELLAK